In Burkholderia sp. WP9, a genomic segment contains:
- a CDS encoding lipocalin family protein, whose product MHKSIACIASLAILLAGCAHDPAVPPHAQASQSACVAGPPIDLQRYMGRWYVIADTPFLSESDYVGSYDEWTLRDDGSIDDKYLGRRHGFDQPPTGSQFVAKVMPGTGNTKWRVGLIWPFEVVVVTAYVDPDYRYTIRCMADGNMVWVLARAPAMDDATYAGMLARLAAMGFNTDRLRRVAQSAGQIGQPGFQ is encoded by the coding sequence ATGCACAAGTCAATCGCGTGCATCGCCTCGCTTGCCATTCTCCTTGCGGGGTGCGCGCATGATCCGGCGGTCCCGCCGCACGCGCAAGCATCCCAGTCCGCCTGCGTGGCAGGACCGCCAATCGATCTGCAGCGGTACATGGGCCGCTGGTACGTGATCGCGGACACCCCGTTTCTCAGCGAATCCGATTATGTCGGCAGTTACGACGAGTGGACCTTGCGCGACGACGGAAGCATCGACGACAAGTACCTCGGCCGGCGTCACGGTTTCGATCAGCCGCCGACGGGAAGCCAGTTCGTCGCGAAGGTGATGCCCGGAACCGGCAACACGAAATGGCGAGTGGGACTGATCTGGCCGTTCGAAGTGGTGGTTGTCACCGCGTATGTGGACCCCGACTATCGCTACACGATTCGCTGCATGGCCGACGGCAACATGGTGTGGGTACTCGCACGCGCGCCGGCGATGGACGATGCCACCTACGCCGGCATGCTCGCCCGGCTAGCCGCGATGGGCTTCAACACCGACAGGCTACGGCGGGTTGCGCAAAGCGCCGGGCAAATCGGTCAACCGGGCTTTCAATGA
- a CDS encoding phosphoribosyltransferase gives MIWNRIETEPPFRDRADAGRLLARQLGDYAGRADVIVLALPRGGVPVGYEVAHALGVPLDVLIVRKLGVPQDPEMAMGAIASGGALYLDEQTIRMAGVSQSEVVTVLNDERRELARREALYRGQDPPLNLEGRTVIIVDDGVATGSSVRVAIAALRSGKPARIVVAVPVAPESTARRLAALADEFVCLHRARHFGGVGQFYQEFEQTNDAEVRALLARPSQDTQ, from the coding sequence ATGATCTGGAACCGGATAGAGACAGAGCCTCCGTTCCGCGATCGCGCCGACGCAGGGCGCCTGCTCGCGCGGCAATTGGGCGACTACGCAGGGCGCGCCGATGTAATCGTACTGGCGTTGCCGCGTGGCGGCGTGCCGGTCGGCTACGAGGTCGCGCATGCACTGGGCGTCCCGCTCGACGTGCTGATCGTGCGCAAGCTGGGTGTGCCGCAAGATCCGGAAATGGCCATGGGCGCGATCGCCTCGGGCGGCGCGCTTTATCTCGACGAGCAGACGATCCGGATGGCAGGCGTCAGCCAGTCGGAAGTCGTCACCGTACTCAACGATGAACGCCGCGAGCTGGCACGGCGAGAAGCGCTCTATCGCGGACAGGATCCACCGCTAAATCTCGAGGGCCGCACAGTGATCATCGTCGACGACGGCGTCGCTACCGGCTCATCGGTACGTGTCGCCATTGCGGCGTTGCGCAGCGGCAAGCCGGCTCGGATCGTGGTTGCCGTACCGGTCGCGCCGGAAAGCACGGCCAGGCGGCTCGCCGCCCTCGCCGATGAGTTCGTCTGTCTGCACCGCGCGCGTCATTTCGGCGGCGTCGGCCAGTTCTATCAGGAGTTCGAGCAGACCAACGACGCTGAAGTACGCGCGCTCCTCGCCCGTCCATCTCAGGACACGCAGTAG
- a CDS encoding LOG family protein, with protein MTSIHKNEATRVGTVVEHRADPACAQCQDAPAVAESVRRARRLHADAPSERSARVRHMIESPTYLEADEDLAFLRRPEMCGIRLQLDYWKTEETLQRHAIQHTIVVYGSTRIIAPAAARRRVEEARRTLESRPGDPESESALQVAKQLLKRSRYYGIAREFGRIVGSARCTGALSSLAVVTGGGPGIMEAANRGAYELKAPSIGLNIALPREQEPNPYLTPELCFKLHYFAIRKLHLLERAQAAVFFPGGFGTCDELFEVLTLLQTNKIRRLPVVLVGESFWRRAINFEFLISEGMIAPQDAALFIFCETAADIWSAIVRWHEAHAALDNRSRQP; from the coding sequence ATGACAAGCATCCATAAAAACGAGGCAACGCGTGTCGGCACGGTGGTCGAGCATCGTGCGGACCCCGCGTGCGCGCAGTGTCAGGACGCGCCCGCCGTGGCCGAATCCGTGCGAAGAGCGCGGCGTCTCCACGCGGACGCCCCTTCCGAACGTTCGGCGCGCGTGCGCCATATGATCGAAAGCCCAACCTACCTGGAAGCGGACGAAGACCTCGCCTTTCTGCGGCGCCCGGAAATGTGCGGCATCCGTCTGCAACTCGACTACTGGAAGACTGAGGAGACGTTGCAGCGCCATGCGATACAGCACACGATCGTGGTGTACGGCAGCACACGGATCATCGCGCCGGCCGCCGCCCGCCGCCGGGTCGAGGAAGCGCGGCGGACGCTCGAAAGCCGGCCCGGCGACCCCGAGAGCGAGAGCGCCTTGCAAGTCGCGAAGCAACTGCTCAAGCGCAGTCGCTACTACGGGATCGCGCGCGAATTCGGCCGTATTGTCGGCAGCGCGCGGTGTACGGGAGCGCTGTCGTCGCTCGCCGTCGTCACCGGCGGCGGCCCCGGCATCATGGAAGCAGCGAATCGAGGTGCGTACGAACTCAAGGCGCCGAGCATCGGCTTGAATATCGCGTTGCCGCGTGAGCAGGAACCCAATCCCTACCTCACACCTGAACTCTGCTTCAAGCTTCACTATTTCGCCATTCGCAAGCTCCATCTGCTGGAACGCGCGCAAGCCGCCGTGTTTTTTCCGGGCGGCTTTGGAACCTGTGACGAGTTGTTCGAAGTGTTGACCCTGCTGCAAACGAACAAGATCCGGCGGCTGCCCGTCGTGCTGGTCGGCGAATCGTTCTGGCGCCGCGCGATCAATTTCGAGTTTCTGATCAGCGAAGGCATGATCGCGCCACAGGACGCCGCACTATTCATTTTCTGCGAGACGGCGGCGGATATCTGGTCCGCCATCGTCCGTTGGCATGAAGCACACGCCGCGCTCGACAACCGCTCACGACAACCATGA
- a CDS encoding acetyltransferase: MKHFDVFNGDADGICALHQLRLTKPLKSLLITGVKRDVELLARVPARSGISVTVLDISLDSNRAALLELLRHGAEVEYFDHHFCGAIPGHHNLKAHIDTAPDTCTSLLVDRHVGGRQRLWAIVGAYGDNLLHAARTLAASCTLEPAQLDQLRELGESINYNAYGESEADLLIPPVRLYEILRPYADPFDFLKNEPIARTLCEALRRDMALALSLPPDTALAGGTIYVLPNEPWAQRVRGAFGNFLATSSPDRAHAVLSQSVQGEYVVSVRAPLANPYGAVELCRQFSGGGGREAAAGIGRLPHDRLREFTVAFERAFADASLAQTLSAQAAGPATK, translated from the coding sequence ATGAAACATTTCGATGTGTTCAATGGTGACGCCGACGGAATCTGCGCGCTGCATCAATTGCGATTGACGAAGCCGTTGAAGTCGTTGCTGATCACCGGTGTCAAGCGTGACGTGGAACTGCTCGCCCGCGTTCCAGCCAGGTCCGGCATATCCGTGACCGTCCTGGACATCTCGTTGGACTCCAATCGGGCCGCGTTGCTCGAATTGCTTCGACACGGCGCCGAAGTCGAGTACTTCGATCATCACTTTTGCGGAGCCATTCCTGGGCATCACAACCTGAAGGCGCACATCGATACCGCGCCCGACACGTGTACGAGCCTGCTCGTGGATCGCCATGTGGGCGGGCGACAGCGGCTGTGGGCTATCGTGGGCGCTTACGGCGACAACCTCCTGCACGCGGCGCGCACGCTTGCCGCGAGTTGTACGCTCGAGCCCGCGCAACTCGACCAGTTGCGTGAACTGGGCGAGTCGATCAACTACAACGCCTACGGAGAGAGTGAGGCGGATTTGCTGATCCCGCCTGTCAGGCTTTACGAAATTTTGCGCCCGTATGCCGACCCATTCGACTTTCTGAAGAACGAGCCGATCGCGCGGACGCTCTGTGAAGCGCTACGCCGGGACATGGCACTGGCGCTGAGTTTGCCGCCCGATACCGCTTTAGCGGGCGGAACCATCTATGTGCTGCCCAATGAACCGTGGGCACAACGGGTGCGCGGCGCTTTCGGCAATTTTCTGGCGACGAGTTCTCCTGATCGTGCTCACGCCGTGCTGAGCCAGAGCGTTCAGGGGGAATACGTCGTCAGCGTGCGCGCGCCGCTGGCGAATCCTTATGGTGCCGTCGAACTGTGCAGGCAGTTCTCAGGCGGAGGAGGGCGCGAGGCTGCGGCGGGTATCGGCCGGCTTCCGCATGATCGGCTGAGGGAATTTACGGTCGCGTTTGAACGAGCGTTCGCTGATGCGTCTCTGGCTCAGACGCTTTCCGCTCAGGCTGCGGGGCCAGCCACGAAGTGA
- a CDS encoding 1-phosphofructokinase family hexose kinase, which produces MPDIVTITLNPAVDVATSIERVVDTRKLRCSAARRDPGGGGINVARVIQRLGGDCSAFYLAGGATGQMLRRLLDAEAFTGVCIEIAGETRENFSVHEQSTGLEYRFVLPGPTLAALEWQRCIDEVRALSAPPRYLVLSGSLPPGAPDDIYARFANLASAQDTRVVLDTSGPALTAALDAGVWLVKPSLNELRDLTGRPLREEPDWIDAAQEIVRAGRARIVALTLGEQGALVVTAERCLRAAGLPMKVTSSIGAGDSFVGALIWALNRNAGIDEAFRYGMAAASATLLGAGTTLCERGEIERLYREISIR; this is translated from the coding sequence ATGCCGGACATCGTGACGATCACACTCAACCCCGCCGTCGATGTCGCGACATCGATCGAACGAGTGGTCGATACTCGCAAGCTGAGATGCAGCGCCGCGCGGCGTGATCCGGGCGGCGGCGGGATCAACGTCGCCCGCGTCATCCAGCGTCTTGGCGGAGACTGCTCGGCCTTCTATCTCGCGGGCGGCGCAACCGGCCAGATGCTGAGACGTCTGCTGGACGCCGAAGCGTTCACCGGCGTGTGCATCGAGATCGCCGGGGAAACGCGCGAGAATTTCTCCGTCCACGAGCAATCCACCGGTCTGGAATACCGCTTCGTGTTGCCGGGGCCGACGCTCGCCGCGCTCGAATGGCAGCGCTGCATCGACGAGGTGCGCGCACTGAGCGCGCCGCCGCGCTATCTGGTGCTGAGCGGCAGCCTGCCGCCCGGTGCGCCGGACGACATTTACGCGCGCTTCGCGAACCTCGCATCGGCGCAGGACACGCGGGTCGTGCTCGACACGTCGGGACCGGCACTCACCGCGGCGCTCGACGCGGGCGTCTGGCTCGTCAAGCCGAGTCTGAACGAGTTGCGGGATCTCACGGGCCGGCCACTGCGCGAAGAACCTGATTGGATCGACGCCGCGCAGGAGATCGTGCGGGCCGGTCGCGCCCGGATCGTCGCGCTGACGCTCGGAGAGCAAGGCGCGTTGGTGGTCACCGCCGAGCGGTGCTTGCGGGCGGCGGGACTGCCGATGAAAGTGACCAGTTCAATCGGCGCCGGTGACAGCTTTGTGGGCGCGCTGATCTGGGCGCTGAATCGAAATGCGGGTATCGATGAAGCGTTTCGCTATGGCATGGCTGCGGCATCGGCGACTTTGCTCGGTGCGGGCACGACGCTCTGTGAGCGCGGGGAAATCGAGCGACTCTATCGCGAGATATCGATCAGGTGA